TTCTAGTATCTCCTGGTAATCTTCCTGGTCATGAACAGGAGAAAAATCGAATCAACAAGGATGGAGAGCTTGTAATTTCTTCAACAAAGACTAGAACACAGAAGTCAACTTCTCCCTCCTTTTTATAATCTGTTTTTAAAATACTGTCAAAGGCATTTGGCTTGattctacttttctttttcaggGGTAACATTGAAGATGCTTTGGAAAAACTTCAGGTACCATGGAATGCACACTGCATATTTTTGTGTGCAATGGTGAATTTGACAGTTCTTCTAGTCAAAGAATCTATAGTTAGAACTAACCTTGACTCCAGCATTGGATCTATTGTCTTCTGACACGTTTTGAAATGTCTGTGCCCGAGATTGAGTAAACCCTAGTTAGCATGCACATAATTTAAGGTGTGCATCTTTGTGTGACCTCATTTTCATGGTTGAGGCTTTTTGGATTTCATAATGCCATGTTGGAGAGATTGTTGTTAAGGTATGCAGCCAAAATGAAGAGTTTGCAGAGGAAGGTGATGAGTTAGAGATACAGAGGGAAATGGGCTTTATCAACTTTGGCAGTTGGGAATTCTTTTGGGGTTAGTTTGTGGAGACGATTAGTAGTGCCTGGtgtttttcaattgtttttctcGTTTTTGAAGTCATTGATCTGTGGAGGCTAAATTTGTTGACATGACATGTGATGCAGGGCACTGATTTGTTTCCTATAGCTGTAGATTAGAGAGCAACAGTTAGTGGTTAGATGGGTTGCTTGGAAGGGTACTTCATTTTAGCCTAAGATTTATTAGGGCAGAGCAAAATGGAGTGGATTTAGTGGTAGTCCTAATACAAATTTATTGGGCTTCATGTTACTGTGGAGGAAGGATGATGCATGTGGGGCTTTGACTCGTAACAAAACTGTCTTTCCTCCTTTCGCCTCCTTTAAGTAGGGCTTTTGTTTACTTACTACTTCAGTTCTGGccttccttttcattttttttcaattatcaaATTTTCATGATTTGTACTTAACAAGCCTCTcattctctcactctctctctctctctctcagttacACAAAAATCTCATTTGAAACTCTCTCTCACTTACACACAAAATCTTATTTAAAACAGGCAATAATTGATGCTGCATCTTATGTTCCTCCACCTCCTTCAGAAgcgcaaaagaagaaaattgcgAAGATGTAAGAGCTCTAAGCATCTATGTTTCCATTCAACTTTCTTGCTGCCTGCAGCACTACGTGTTTACTTATTATATTGTGTAGTATACATGCAATATTATATTTTGTCTGCAATATTATATTTTGTCTGCAATATTCACTTTGTCCTGTCTTTGATAGAGGCATGGAACTGTCTTTTATATTGGTTTCTGTATTCTTGAAGGGCTGCTATTGGGGAGCAGAAACGCCTTAAGAGCAAGAAGGTGCTTTCAGAAAAGAAGGCATTTAGAAGAAGTCGAAATAGCTGGGACTAGTGAACTACTTTATAACTTTAGTGATCTTGAGATCATATAAATATGTGAGCTCTCATTATCACTCTTGAAATCcaattattaatttgtttaactATAATTGGTTACTTGTTCATGAATTTATTCTGTGTAGAAATTGATGAAAGGCATTCACTTTTCCATGCAGTTGTGGAAGTGAGTGGGGGGAGGTGGGATTGCACATCAGTTGAGTGAGGGGAACTAATTGTGGACATTTCGCAAACCCCTTCCAAGACCAGCCTGCTGGAAGGATGTCAAGAGTGCCTTTTACATGGTCCAGGTAAAATTATCAAATGTTTTGCAGAGTAAATAGTCTCTTGATGTTAGATGACTCTGCTTTTATAAGCTTTCCAACTGATATGATTTATACACATTGGGAGTTTGATTTTTCCCATTTGTCTTGTACAAGCCAAAGCCAACAGTTTTTACAGTAAAAATTTTAACAGCTTGGTAAATATTCTGCACGCTTGCTGTTAAGGAGCAGAAACAATGGCCCTGGTTCTTTTTTGCATTGCTTTACTTTTAACACTGCAAGCATCCCTTTTTATGTGCTAGAGGAAGGCTTGAAACTCCTGTGAATGAGGTGATCGAGTTGTTTAGATGGATTGGTTAGGAGATGTTTACTTGTTCATTTCCATGCAAATAGTCTATGTACTAGAGAAGACAGGAAACAAAAGAAGAGGGCATTACGAGGGCTTCAGATCACTAACGAGGATTGCTATATCAAGGGGTAGAGGAGAAATGAAAATGCTTCCAAACAGGGCCGGCTTGCTAGATTTTGATGCGCAAGGcaataaacttaattatactaTTATTATTTCGGCCTTATTTCATTGAGGGTCTTAGGCGACTACATAATTGGCCTAGGGAATGAACTGCCCCTGTTTTGGAAGGACGAATTAGAAGCGGCTCATCTAGCGAGAGCATGCGATGCCAGTTGGTCAACCTTGTTAGACTAGTTGGCACAACGATAAACATTACAAGCTCAGGGGAACATTATAAGTAAAGATAAAGCTTTCTTAATTAGCAAGAAGGGCTGTCTAGTCTCACCAATCCAAGGATCCCCTGAAGGGGTCCATTTGGTAGGATGTTTCTTGATTAATTCTCATGAACTTGTTTACAAATGACTTTGATGCACACTTGCTGTAAAGGAACAGAACCGATGCTCTCTTATTTTTTACGTTGCTATATTTTCAACATCGGAAGCTTTCCTTTTAGAGAGGCTTGAAACTCCTGTGAATGAGGCGACTGAGTTTGTCGGATGGATAGGTTAAAGATATATTTTCTTGGTGGGAAAGTCTTGTTCAAGTTAGCCAGAGAAGACATGAATAGGAGAGAAGAAATGATAATCATAATTCAAATACAAGATATCTACCCGGCCAGCCAAAGTCGAAAATGGTAGTCCGAGAGCTCAAGGTTTGAGCTAGGTTAATCAAGCTCAAACCTCGAGCTTGTTCGGGCCATGAAAGCTAACGAGCTAGCATAATAATTGCATAAAGATAGAACATTGGGAGATGAAGAGTAAAAGCTCTATTAAGGCACTTAACCATGGGAGACTCATTGAAGGTCTCAATGAAATTATCTTTCGACGACCGTAAAGACCAAAATGAATCAATTTTATAGCCATCAGTCGAagatttctttattatttctcatGAACCTATATACAAATGATTGTTTTTTTGACCTTGGATTTATACACCCACTCTAAAAGTaagaaagtgaaaaaagaaaaaaaagaaaaattcaagaatattatcatttatttcaccTCAAATTTATCTTCTAATAACATGCTCCTCTCCTGATTGTTGATCCACATGCTTAATCCATCTCTTTGAGTTTGGGGTACTTGAATTTCCCCCACTAGTTGCCACGTGTGCAATATCCAGTCCCATCCCCACCGGCAGAAACACAGAGCGCACAAGCCGCCGGGATCCTGCCCCTTCAAGAACGCTCCGCCATTTGAAACTCGCCGCCGATCTCGAACTAGCATTCTTGCACACCAGCACCGCACCGCGGCTGCTCAGATTTGCCAGCCTCAGGATTCTTGCAAAGTCATTTCGCCTGCTATCCACCACGATGAAATCTATGCCTGCTAGCTCATCCATTACCTCCTCCGGCTCTCCGACAACAATTTCAGGCAACATGCCGGCCGCAGCCATGCCTTGAGCATACTCCGATCTCGACTGGTCGTCCGGGACTATGCACACGTGTTTTCCGTTCGTGTGCCGGCTCGCCACCGCTAGGCCAAT
This genomic interval from Corylus avellana chromosome ca3, CavTom2PMs-1.0 contains the following:
- the LOC132176255 gene encoding uncharacterized protein LOC132176255; amino-acid sequence: MKLVWSPETASKAYIDTVKFCELYQESGVAELVSAMAAGWNANFIVETWSQGGVMATSIGLAVASRHTNGKHVCIVPDDQSRSEYAQGMAAAGMLPEIVVGEPEEVMDELAGIDFIVVDSRRNDFARILRLANLSSRGAVLVCKNASSRSAASFKWRSVLEGAGSRRLVRSVFLPVGMGLDIAHVATSGGNSSTPNSKRWIKHVDQQSGEEHVIRR